Proteins encoded within one genomic window of Ranitomeya variabilis isolate aRanVar5 chromosome 4, aRanVar5.hap1, whole genome shotgun sequence:
- the LOC143766925 gene encoding uncharacterized protein LOC143766925 isoform X3 has translation MNQVPSSDSLQTTKENQSHKRGIKKQTAPKAKKSFSCSACGKCFNSKSHFVTHQRTHTGEKPFSCSECEKCFIQKSDLVIHQRTHTGVKPFSCSECGKCFKGKVLLLSHQRTHTGEKPFSCSECGKCFKWKADLVHHHRTHTGEKPFSCSECGKCFKGKVLLVSHQRTHTGEKPFSCSECGKCFTTKGNLVIHQRTHTGEKPFSCSECGKCFKGKVLLLSHQRTHTGVKPFSCSECGKCFKGKVLLLSHQRTHTGEKPFSCSECGKCFKWKADLVHHHRTHTGEKPFSCSECGKCFKGKVLLVSHQRTHTGEKPFSCSECGKCFTTKGNLVIHQRTHTGEKPFSCSECGKCFTTKGHLVTHQITHTGVKPFSCSECGKCFKGKVHLVSHQRTHTGEKPFSCSECGKCFKWKADLVHHHRTHTGEKPFSCSECGKCFKGKVLLVSHQRTHTGEKPFSCSECGKCFKWKADLVHHHRTHTGEKPFSCSECGKCFKGKVLLVSHQRTHTGEKPFSCSECGKCFNRKGNRDEHQRTHTGEKPFSCSACGKCFSHRGYRDEHQRAHTGEKTFSCSECEKCFNQKSDLVNHHKTHTGEKPFSCSECGKCFTDKGNLVRHQRTHTGEKPFSCSECGKCFTDKGNLVRHKITHTGEKPFLCSECGKCFKYKSDLVHHHRIHTGEKPFSCFECGKCFNQKGTLDQHQRTHTGEKPFSCSE, from the coding sequence ATGAatcaggtcccatcttctgattcattacagactactaaggaaaatcaaagtcacaaaagaggcattaaaaaacaaactgctcctaaagcaaaaaagtcattttcatgttcagcatgtgggaaatgttttaacagcaaatcacattttgttacacaccaaagaactcacacaggggagaagcctttttcatgttcagaatgtgagaaatgttttatccagaaatcagatcttgttattcaccaaagaactcacacaggggtgaagcctttttcatgttcagaatgtgggaaatgttttaaagggaaagtgcttcttcttagtcaccagagaactcacacaggggagaagcctttttcatgttcagaatgtgggaaatgttttaaatggaaagcagATTTGGttcatcaccatagaactcacacaggggagaagcctttttcctgttcagaatgtgggaaatgttttaaagggaaagtgcttcttgttagtcaccagagaactcacacaggagagaagcctttttcctgttcagaatgtgggaaatgttttaccaccaaagggaatcttgttatacaccaaagaactcacacaggggagaagcctttttcatgttcagaatgtgggaaatgttttaaagggaAAGTGCTTCTTCTTagtcaccaaagaactcacacaggggtgaagcctttttcatgttcagaatgtgggaaatgttttaaagggaaagtgcttcttcttagtcaccagagaactcacacaggggagaagcctttttcatgttcagaatgtgggaaatgttttaaatggaaagcagATTTGGttcatcaccatagaactcacacaggggagaagcctttttcctgttcagaatgtgggaaatgttttaaagggaaagtgcttcttgttagtcaccagagaactcacacaggggagaagcctttttcctgttcagaatgtgggaaatgttttaccaccaaagggaatcttgttatacaccaaagaactcacacaggggagaagcctttttcctgttcagaatgtgggaaatgttttaccaccaAAGGGcatcttgttacacaccaaataactcacacaggggtgaagcctttttcatgttcagaatgtgggaaatgttttaaagggaaagtgcatcttgttagtcaccagagaactcacacaggggagaagcctttttcatgttcagaatgtgggaaatgttttaaatggaaagcagATTTGGttcatcaccatagaactcacacaggggagaagcctttttcctgttcagaatgtgggaaatgttttaaagggaaagtgcttcttgttagtcaccagagaactcacacaggggagaagcctttttcatgttcagaatgtgggaaatgttttaaatggaaagcagATTTGGttcatcaccatagaactcacacaggggagaagcctttttcctgttcagaatgtgggaaatgttttaaagggaaagtgcttcttgttagtcaccagagaacccacacaggggagaagcctttttcctgttcagaatgtgggaaatgttttaaccggaaagggaATCGTGatgaacaccaaagaactcacacaggagagaagcctttttcatgttcagcatgtgggaaatgttttagccacagAGGGTATCGTGATGAACACCAAAgagctcacacaggagagaagactttttcatgttcagaatgtgagaaatgttttaaccagaaatcagatttggttaatcaccataaaactcacactggggagaagcctttttcctgttcagaatgtgggaaatgttttaccgacaaagggaatcttgttagacaccaaagaactcacacaggagagaagcctttttcctgttcagaatgtgggaaatgttttaccgacaaagggaatcttgttagacacaaaataactcacacaggagagaagccttttttatgttcagaatgtgggaaatgttttaaatataAATCAGATTTGGTTCATcaccatagaattcacacaggggagaagcctttttcctgttttgaatgtgggaaatgttttaaccagaaagggactCTTGAtcaacaccaaagaactcacacaggagagaagcctttttcatgttcagaatga
- the LOC143766925 gene encoding uncharacterized protein LOC143766925 isoform X2, which produces MSTPSADDCTRISEGQLTSSIFKSDDLEILQDTTEVNAITPDISSSIHSKDLSSDPMNQVPSSDSLQTTKENQSHKRGIKKQTAPKAKKSFSCSACGKCFNSKSHFVTHQRTHTGEKPFSCSECEKCFIQKSDLVIHQRTHTGVKPFSCSECGKCFKGKVLLLSHQRTHTGEKPFSCSECGKCFKWKADLVHHHRTHTGEKPFSCSECGKCFKGKVLLVSHQRTHTGEKPFSCSECGKCFTTKGNLVIHQRTHTGEKPFSCSECGKCFKGKVLLLSHQRTHTGVKPFSCSECGKCFKGKVLLLSHQRTHTGEKPFSCSECGKCFKWKADLVHHHRTHTGEKPFSCSECGKCFKGKVLLVSHQRTHTGEKPFSCSECGKCFTTKGNLVIHQRTHTGEKPFSCSECGKCFTTKGHLVTHQITHTGVKPFSCSECGKCFKGKVHLVSHQRTHTGEKPFSCSECGKCFKWKADLVHHHRTHTGEKPFSCSECGKCFKGKVLLVSHQRTHTGEKPFSCSECGKCFKWKADLVHHHRTHTGEKPFSCSECGKCFKGKVLLVSHQRTHTGEKPFSCSECGKCFNRKGNRDEHQRTHTGEKPFSCSACGKCFSHRGYRDEHQRAHTGEKTFSCSECEKCFNQKSDLVNHHKTHTGEKPFSCSECGKCFTDKGNLVRHQRTHTGEKPFSCSECGKCFTDKGNLVRHKITHTGEKPFLCSECGKCFKYKSDLVHHHRIHTGEKPFSCFECGKCFNQKGTLDQHQRTHTGEKPFSCSE; this is translated from the coding sequence cagatgactgtaccaggatatcagagggacagctgacatcttcaatttttaaatctgatgatcttgagatcctacaagatacaactgaagtgaatgccattactccagatatatcatcatccattcacagcaaagatctgtcctcTGATCCTATGAatcaggtcccatcttctgattcattacagactactaaggaaaatcaaagtcacaaaagaggcattaaaaaacaaactgctcctaaagcaaaaaagtcattttcatgttcagcatgtgggaaatgttttaacagcaaatcacattttgttacacaccaaagaactcacacaggggagaagcctttttcatgttcagaatgtgagaaatgttttatccagaaatcagatcttgttattcaccaaagaactcacacaggggtgaagcctttttcatgttcagaatgtgggaaatgttttaaagggaaagtgcttcttcttagtcaccagagaactcacacaggggagaagcctttttcatgttcagaatgtgggaaatgttttaaatggaaagcagATTTGGttcatcaccatagaactcacacaggggagaagcctttttcctgttcagaatgtgggaaatgttttaaagggaaagtgcttcttgttagtcaccagagaactcacacaggagagaagcctttttcctgttcagaatgtgggaaatgttttaccaccaaagggaatcttgttatacaccaaagaactcacacaggggagaagcctttttcatgttcagaatgtgggaaatgttttaaagggaAAGTGCTTCTTCTTagtcaccaaagaactcacacaggggtgaagcctttttcatgttcagaatgtgggaaatgttttaaagggaaagtgcttcttcttagtcaccagagaactcacacaggggagaagcctttttcatgttcagaatgtgggaaatgttttaaatggaaagcagATTTGGttcatcaccatagaactcacacaggggagaagcctttttcctgttcagaatgtgggaaatgttttaaagggaaagtgcttcttgttagtcaccagagaactcacacaggggagaagcctttttcctgttcagaatgtgggaaatgttttaccaccaaagggaatcttgttatacaccaaagaactcacacaggggagaagcctttttcctgttcagaatgtgggaaatgttttaccaccaAAGGGcatcttgttacacaccaaataactcacacaggggtgaagcctttttcatgttcagaatgtgggaaatgttttaaagggaaagtgcatcttgttagtcaccagagaactcacacaggggagaagcctttttcatgttcagaatgtgggaaatgttttaaatggaaagcagATTTGGttcatcaccatagaactcacacaggggagaagcctttttcctgttcagaatgtgggaaatgttttaaagggaaagtgcttcttgttagtcaccagagaactcacacaggggagaagcctttttcatgttcagaatgtgggaaatgttttaaatggaaagcagATTTGGttcatcaccatagaactcacacaggggagaagcctttttcctgttcagaatgtgggaaatgttttaaagggaaagtgcttcttgttagtcaccagagaacccacacaggggagaagcctttttcctgttcagaatgtgggaaatgttttaaccggaaagggaATCGTGatgaacaccaaagaactcacacaggagagaagcctttttcatgttcagcatgtgggaaatgttttagccacagAGGGTATCGTGATGAACACCAAAgagctcacacaggagagaagactttttcatgttcagaatgtgagaaatgttttaaccagaaatcagatttggttaatcaccataaaactcacactggggagaagcctttttcctgttcagaatgtgggaaatgttttaccgacaaagggaatcttgttagacaccaaagaactcacacaggagagaagcctttttcctgttcagaatgtgggaaatgttttaccgacaaagggaatcttgttagacacaaaataactcacacaggagagaagccttttttatgttcagaatgtgggaaatgttttaaatataAATCAGATTTGGTTCATcaccatagaattcacacaggggagaagcctttttcctgttttgaatgtgggaaatgttttaaccagaaagggactCTTGAtcaacaccaaagaactcacacaggagagaagcctttttcatgttcagaatga